CCGACGCAGCCGGCGGCGCTCGGGGCGCGGGTGACGAAGCCGCAGACGCAAGCGCAGGCGCAAGCGCAAGCGCAAGCGCAAGCGCAAGGGGTGCGAAGTCCGGCCGGGCCGGCCTCGCAGGCGCGCGCCCACCACGCGGTGCAGACTGGCGAGGAGGGTCCGTCACCGTCCCGACGCACGGGAGGCCGTCATGGCCGATGCCGATACCGAGACCGATGTGCTGGTGGTGGGCGGGGGCCCGGTGGGCCTGACCGCCGCGGGTGAGCTGCGCCGCCGGGGTGTGCGGTGCCGCGTCGTCGACAGGCTGGCCGCCCCGATGCCGTACGCCAAGGCCGTGGGCGTCCAGCCCCGCACCCTGGAGATCTGGGACGCGATGGGGCTGGCCCGCCGGGTGCTCGACGAGGCCGTGCCGATGCGGGGCCAGCTGATGTTCGTCGACGGGCGGCAGACCGCCCGGATCACGATGGACTTACCGCCCGACATCCCGTACGGCTTCGCAGCCCTGCCGCAGTACACCACCGAACGGCTGCTGGCCGATTACCTCGCCCGCTACGGGACCGCCGTCGAGCGCGGGACGGAGCTGCTCTCCTTCGAGCAGGATCCGGCCGGTGTGGACGCCGTCCTCGCCACGGCCGCCGGACGGCGCACCGTGCGGGCCCGCTACCTGCTCGGCTGCGACGGCGCCCACAGCACCGTGCGCCGGGGCGCCGGGCTGGGCTTCGAGGGGGGTGCCTTCACCGAGCAGTACATGCTGGGTGACGTGGAGGTGGACTGGGACATGCCGGCCGGGTTCGGCATCCGCTCGGTGCACCTCGACGCCGAGGGCCGGATCGACGACGTGCTGGTCTGCATCCCGCTGCCCGGTCACGGCCGCTACCGGATGAGCATGCTCGTCCCGCCGGAGTTCACCGCGCCGACCGGCGGGCCGGAGAGCGAGCACGGTCTCCAGGACGGCGGCGGTCCGCGACTGCCGGACATCCAGGCGGTGCTCGACCGCCTCGCACCGCAGGCCACCACGGCCTCCGCGCTCCGCTGGTCGTCGGTGTTCCGGATCAGCCACCGACTCGCCGACCGCTACCGCGCAGGCCGGGTCTTCGTCGCCGGCGACGCCGCCCACATCCACCCGCCCACCGGCGCCCAGGGCATGAACACCGGGATCCAGGACGCCTACAACCTGGCGTGGAAGCTCGCGCTGGTCCTGCGCGGGCACGCCGGTGAGGCCCTGCTCGACAGCTACCACGCCGAGCGCCACCCCGTGGGCCAGGAGGTGGTCGGGCGGACGGTCCGGCACGCCCGGGACGGGTTCGAGGCCGAGCCGGCCGACCCCACCACCATGATGCTGCGCGAGGCTCAGCTCCTGGTCGGCTACCGGGACGGCCCGCTGACCGGCCCGGCTCCGGGTGGTCCCGGTCCTGCACCCGGTGACCGCGCACCGGACTGCGGCGGCCTGCACCGGGACATCGCCGCCTACCCACTACGCCTGTTCGACCTGCTCAGGAGCCCCGCGCACACCCTGCTGCTGTACGCCGGCCACGACACCCGTCCCGAGGAACTCCGCGATCGCGCGGCGGCGGCCCGCGGCGCCGCGGACGGACTGCTGGACGCGTACGCCGTCCTCGCCCCGGGTGCGCACCCGGGCGGCCTCGGCGTGCCGGTCGTCCGCGACAGCGAGGACGCGTTCCGCGACGCCTACGCCGCCCGGGCCGGGGAGGCGATCGTGATCCGCCCCGACGGATATCTCAGCGGGCGCTTCACGGCCGCCGACCCCGACGAACCGGCCGCCCACCTCCGGCGGATCTTCACCGCGCCCGGTGGAGCCGTCCGGCCCTGACGGCCCGCCCGGGGCTCCCGCCGTCGGATCGTCCGGCCGTCGGATCGTCCCGCCATCGGATCGACCGACTGTCGGATCCACGGGCCGTCAGAT
The sequence above is drawn from the Kitasatospora sp. NBC_00315 genome and encodes:
- a CDS encoding FAD-dependent monooxygenase gives rise to the protein MADADTETDVLVVGGGPVGLTAAGELRRRGVRCRVVDRLAAPMPYAKAVGVQPRTLEIWDAMGLARRVLDEAVPMRGQLMFVDGRQTARITMDLPPDIPYGFAALPQYTTERLLADYLARYGTAVERGTELLSFEQDPAGVDAVLATAAGRRTVRARYLLGCDGAHSTVRRGAGLGFEGGAFTEQYMLGDVEVDWDMPAGFGIRSVHLDAEGRIDDVLVCIPLPGHGRYRMSMLVPPEFTAPTGGPESEHGLQDGGGPRLPDIQAVLDRLAPQATTASALRWSSVFRISHRLADRYRAGRVFVAGDAAHIHPPTGAQGMNTGIQDAYNLAWKLALVLRGHAGEALLDSYHAERHPVGQEVVGRTVRHARDGFEAEPADPTTMMLREAQLLVGYRDGPLTGPAPGGPGPAPGDRAPDCGGLHRDIAAYPLRLFDLLRSPAHTLLLYAGHDTRPEELRDRAAAARGAADGLLDAYAVLAPGAHPGGLGVPVVRDSEDAFRDAYAARAGEAIVIRPDGYLSGRFTAADPDEPAAHLRRIFTAPGGAVRP